In a genomic window of Streptomyces sp. BHT-5-2:
- a CDS encoding dodecin: protein MTDRTYRVTEIVGTSQQSVDAAIRNGVQRASETLRNLDWFEITQVRGHIVEGRIDHYQVGLKVGFRLEDAG from the coding sequence GTGACCGACCGCACCTATCGCGTCACCGAGATCGTGGGGACGTCCCAGCAGAGCGTGGACGCCGCGATCCGGAACGGCGTCCAGCGCGCCTCCGAAACCCTCCGCAATCTCGACTGGTTCGAGATCACGCAGGTCCGCGGCCATATCGTCGAGGGCCGGATCGACCACTACCAGGTCGGTCTGAAGGTCGGTTTCCGGCTGGAGGACGCGGGCTGA
- a CDS encoding universal stress protein — translation MEDNEDNAAAPFERGTDGPKVIVVGVDGSDSSWRAAAYAAGLARRQGSKLVLVYVQPVLATGAAMGAPVMDATNEVAEELMAEIRDATERVDGIFHLRWEFHTLRGDPYNGMVQMADELKADAVVVGASESAGHRIMGSVAVRLVKAGRWPVTVVP, via the coding sequence GTGGAGGACAACGAGGACAACGCAGCCGCGCCGTTCGAGCGCGGAACGGACGGCCCGAAGGTCATCGTCGTCGGCGTCGACGGCTCCGACTCGTCGTGGCGCGCCGCGGCGTACGCGGCCGGACTGGCGCGCCGGCAGGGCTCGAAGCTGGTGCTGGTCTACGTCCAGCCGGTGCTGGCCACCGGGGCCGCGATGGGCGCGCCGGTCATGGACGCCACCAACGAGGTGGCCGAGGAGCTGATGGCCGAGATCCGCGACGCCACCGAGCGGGTGGACGGGATATTCCATCTGCGGTGGGAGTTCCACACCCTGCGCGGCGACCCGTACAACGGCATGGTGCAGATGGCCGACGAGCTCAAGGCGGACGCGGTGGTGGTCGGCGCCTCGGAGTCGGCCGGGCACCGGATCATGGGCTCGGTCGCGGTCCGCCTGGTGAAGGCCGGCCGGTGGCCGGTCACGGTGGTGCCGTAG
- a CDS encoding PAS domain-containing protein, whose protein sequence is MGGATCGGESGDGAGADDERPAAAQSAGPPPVGAYRDYFVMLLYRIPTPIAVCRADGEVLIANPAMAEQWGAVPGQLRGRNLLDRFRPRDRAQVARVMEALRLGRRSRYPVEVRWRTAPGEPERQGELTIDPVGDPSADPPALLALLRVHEPTAPPPAPRAATSPVEARILALAAGGATTAAIGGALGLTVDGVNYHLTRLARRWRVQGRTALVARAYVLGVLDPDHWPPAPAVPGGGDGPAPGP, encoded by the coding sequence ATGGGCGGCGCGACGTGCGGCGGGGAATCCGGGGACGGTGCGGGCGCGGACGACGAGCGCCCGGCGGCAGCGCAGTCGGCCGGCCCGCCCCCGGTCGGCGCCTACCGCGACTACTTCGTGATGCTGCTGTACCGGATCCCCACCCCGATCGCGGTGTGCCGGGCCGACGGCGAGGTGCTGATCGCCAACCCGGCGATGGCGGAGCAGTGGGGCGCGGTCCCCGGGCAGCTGCGCGGCCGCAATCTGCTGGACCGCTTCCGGCCGCGCGACCGGGCGCAGGTCGCCCGGGTCATGGAGGCGCTGCGGCTGGGCCGCCGGTCCCGGTATCCGGTCGAGGTGCGCTGGCGGACCGCGCCCGGCGAACCGGAGCGGCAGGGCGAGCTGACGATCGATCCGGTCGGCGACCCGTCCGCGGACCCGCCGGCGCTGCTGGCCCTGCTGAGGGTGCACGAGCCCACCGCGCCGCCGCCCGCGCCGCGCGCCGCCACCAGCCCTGTGGAGGCCCGCATCCTGGCGCTGGCGGCCGGCGGCGCGACCACCGCCGCGATCGGCGGCGCCCTGGGCCTGACCGTCGACGGGGTGAACTACCACCTCACCCGGCTGGCCCGGCGCTGGCGCGTCCAGGGCCGCACCGCGCTGGTGGCCAGGGCGTACGTACTGGGGGTGCTCGACCCGGACCACTGGCCGCCGGCGCCCGCGGTGCCCGGGGGCGGCGACGGGCCCGCCCCCGGCCCGTGA
- a CDS encoding cytochrome P450: MTDTIASQTGDRAADAGAPVADLTTTGISHTPIQQAMDLARIHGPAFKRKFGARETLFLSSLDLVTEVADETRFAKGVSVVLEDVREFAGDGLFTAYNDEPNWARAHQLLMPAFALGSMRTYHPAMLKVARRVMDSWDRRMAEGRPVEVADDMTRMTLDTIGLAGFGFDFESFSRDTPHPFVEAMVRCLEWSMTKFARQPGTDHSAADAAFRADADYLASVVDEVIAARTAGGEQRDDDLLGLMLTATEGDAARQGPVLDLANIRNQVITFLIAGHETTSGALSFALYHLLKDPVALRLAQREADELWGDDPDPDPSFEDIGRLPFTRQVLNETLRLWPTAAAFTRQARTDTVIGGRYPVAAGEQVTVLTPMLHRDPVWGDNPEAFDPFRFTPQAEAARSPHAYKPFGTGERACIGRQFALHEATMLLALLVHRYRLIDHAGYRLHVKETLTLKPEGFTLALAPRTPADRAAVRAAPAGLPGGPAADDATGTAPVDGLPTRVPQDTGLLLLHGTNYGTCREFAERLADQAAALGFATEVAPLNAYTGGLPTDRPVVIVAASYNGQPTDDAAEFTAWLGTAPEGAAAGVRYAVLGVGDRNWAATYQQVPTLLDDRLAALGGERLLPRAEADASGDLTATVKEFGAALRTELLIRHGDPATVGDPGSGTVDADTGYTVTALTGGPLDALAARHGLVPMTVTEAHDLTAEGWPRPKRFLRLALPDGVSYRTADHLAVLPANTPEAVARTARALGADLDTVLALRPPTGRPARDTLPVDRPLTVRQLLTHHLELGTRPTRSRLDLLAAHNPCPPERHALEHLPEDDPRTLVELIETHPALRGALPWPVVLELLPPLRTRHYSLSSSPAADPRHADLMVSLLPGGTGSTHLHTLRPGDTLLARIQPCREAFRLDPADETPVIMVAAGTGLAPFRGAVADRVAAGRTTPARLYFGCDDRDGDFLHAAEFAAAERAGAIAVHPVFSARPERGHRFVQHRIEAEAAEVWELLRAGARVLVCGDGSRMAPGVRDAFRAVHRAATGASAPESEAWLRELTAAGRYIEDVYAAG, translated from the coding sequence ATGACCGACACCATCGCGTCCCAGACGGGCGACCGTGCCGCCGACGCCGGCGCCCCGGTCGCCGACCTCACGACGACCGGGATCAGCCACACCCCCATCCAGCAGGCCATGGACCTCGCGCGGATCCACGGCCCGGCCTTCAAGCGCAAGTTCGGCGCGCGCGAGACGCTGTTCCTCTCCTCCCTCGACCTGGTCACCGAGGTCGCCGACGAGACCCGCTTCGCCAAGGGCGTCTCGGTGGTCCTGGAGGACGTCCGGGAGTTCGCCGGTGACGGTCTGTTCACCGCCTACAACGACGAACCCAACTGGGCCCGGGCGCACCAACTGCTGATGCCGGCCTTCGCGCTGGGCTCGATGCGGACCTACCACCCGGCGATGCTGAAGGTCGCCCGCCGGGTGATGGACTCCTGGGACCGGCGGATGGCCGAGGGCCGCCCGGTCGAGGTCGCCGACGACATGACCCGGATGACGCTGGACACCATCGGACTGGCCGGCTTCGGCTTCGACTTCGAGTCGTTCTCCCGGGACACCCCGCACCCCTTCGTCGAGGCGATGGTGCGCTGCCTGGAATGGAGCATGACGAAGTTCGCCCGGCAGCCCGGCACCGACCACTCCGCCGCCGACGCGGCGTTCCGCGCGGACGCCGACTACCTCGCGTCGGTCGTCGACGAGGTGATCGCGGCCCGTACGGCCGGCGGCGAGCAGCGCGACGACGACCTGCTGGGCCTGATGCTCACCGCCACGGAGGGCGACGCCGCCCGCCAGGGGCCGGTCCTGGACCTCGCCAACATCCGCAACCAGGTCATCACCTTCCTGATCGCCGGCCACGAGACCACCTCCGGCGCGCTCTCGTTCGCCCTCTACCACCTGCTCAAGGACCCGGTCGCGCTGCGCCTGGCACAGCGCGAGGCGGACGAGCTGTGGGGCGACGACCCCGACCCGGACCCCTCCTTCGAGGACATCGGCCGGCTGCCGTTCACCCGCCAGGTCCTCAACGAGACGCTGCGGCTGTGGCCGACCGCCGCCGCCTTCACCCGCCAGGCCCGCACGGACACGGTCATCGGCGGCCGCTACCCCGTCGCCGCGGGCGAACAGGTCACCGTCCTCACCCCGATGCTGCACCGCGACCCGGTCTGGGGCGACAACCCCGAGGCGTTCGACCCGTTCCGCTTCACCCCGCAGGCCGAGGCGGCCCGCTCCCCGCACGCCTACAAGCCCTTCGGCACCGGCGAACGCGCCTGCATCGGGCGGCAGTTCGCGCTGCACGAGGCCACCATGCTGCTGGCGCTGCTGGTGCACCGCTACCGGCTGATCGACCACGCCGGCTACCGGCTCCACGTCAAGGAGACCCTCACCCTCAAGCCCGAGGGCTTCACCCTCGCCCTCGCCCCGCGCACCCCCGCCGACCGGGCCGCGGTGCGCGCCGCGCCGGCCGGGCTGCCCGGCGGGCCCGCGGCGGACGACGCCACCGGCACCGCGCCCGTCGACGGCCTGCCCACCCGCGTCCCGCAGGACACCGGGCTGCTCCTGCTGCACGGCACCAACTACGGCACCTGCCGGGAGTTCGCCGAGCGGCTCGCCGACCAGGCCGCCGCGCTGGGCTTCGCCACCGAGGTCGCCCCGTTGAACGCCTACACCGGCGGCCTGCCCACCGACCGCCCCGTCGTCATCGTCGCCGCCTCCTACAACGGTCAGCCGACCGACGACGCAGCCGAGTTCACCGCCTGGCTCGGCACCGCGCCCGAGGGTGCCGCGGCCGGGGTCCGGTACGCCGTGCTGGGCGTCGGCGACCGCAACTGGGCCGCCACCTACCAGCAGGTCCCCACCCTCCTCGACGACCGGCTGGCCGCGCTCGGCGGCGAGCGGTTGCTGCCCCGCGCCGAGGCCGACGCCTCCGGCGATCTCACCGCCACCGTCAAGGAGTTCGGCGCCGCCCTGCGCACCGAGCTGCTGATCCGCCACGGCGACCCGGCCACCGTCGGCGACCCGGGCTCCGGCACCGTGGACGCCGACACCGGCTACACCGTCACCGCCCTCACCGGCGGCCCGCTCGACGCGCTCGCCGCCCGGCACGGCCTCGTCCCGATGACCGTCACCGAGGCCCACGACCTGACCGCCGAGGGCTGGCCGCGACCCAAGCGCTTCCTGCGCCTGGCGCTGCCGGACGGGGTCTCCTACCGCACCGCCGACCACCTCGCCGTGCTGCCGGCCAACACCCCGGAGGCGGTCGCCCGCACCGCCCGGGCGCTCGGCGCCGACCTGGACACCGTACTGGCGCTGCGCCCGCCCACGGGCCGCCCGGCCCGCGACACCCTCCCCGTCGACCGACCCCTGACGGTGCGTCAACTCCTTACCCATCACCTGGAGTTGGGTACCCGGCCGACGCGTTCTCGGCTCGACCTGCTGGCCGCCCACAACCCCTGCCCGCCCGAGCGGCACGCCCTGGAGCACCTCCCCGAGGACGACCCGCGCACCCTCGTCGAGCTGATCGAGACACACCCCGCGCTGCGCGGCGCACTGCCCTGGCCGGTGGTCCTGGAGCTGCTGCCGCCGCTCCGCACCCGCCACTACTCGCTGTCCTCGTCGCCCGCCGCCGACCCCCGGCACGCCGACCTGATGGTCTCGCTGCTGCCCGGCGGCACCGGCTCGACCCATCTGCACACCCTGCGCCCCGGCGACACGCTGCTGGCCCGGATCCAGCCGTGCCGGGAGGCGTTCCGCCTCGACCCGGCCGACGAGACCCCGGTCATCATGGTCGCCGCCGGCACCGGTCTCGCGCCGTTCCGCGGTGCCGTCGCCGACCGCGTCGCGGCCGGCCGGACCACCCCGGCCCGGCTCTACTTCGGCTGCGACGACCGCGACGGCGACTTCCTGCACGCCGCGGAGTTCGCCGCCGCCGAGCGGGCCGGCGCGATCGCCGTCCACCCCGTCTTCAGCGCCCGCCCCGAGCGCGGCCACCGCTTCGTCCAGCACCGGATCGAGGCGGAGGCCGCCGAGGTGTGGGAGCTGCTGCGGGCCGGGGCCCGGGTCCTGGTCTGCGGTGACGGCAGCCGGATGGCGCCCGGCGTGCGGGACGCCTTCCGCGCGGTGCACCGGGCCGCCACCGGCGCCTCTGCCCCGGAGTCGGAGGCGTGGCTGCGCGAACTGACCGCCGCCGGACGCTATATCGAGGACGTCTACGCGGCGGGCTGA
- a CDS encoding DUF2165 domain-containing protein, whose amino-acid sequence MRNRGNGETASNGLSWAAGVLTGTVALYITLVAFGNITDFGTNQQYVQHVLAMDTTFHDPDLMWRAITSRPLQNAAYVAVIVWESASALLLLAATALWALRGRAGGAGRARGLATAGLLMMMVLFGAGFWAIGGEWFSMWQSKQWNGVEAAVRNFLMTGVVLLVVQLSGSPGRRPGPVRAADTAGGDDANDPAGA is encoded by the coding sequence ATGCGGAACCGGGGGAATGGCGAGACCGCCTCGAACGGACTGTCGTGGGCGGCGGGGGTGCTGACGGGGACGGTCGCGCTCTACATCACGCTGGTGGCCTTCGGCAACATCACCGACTTCGGCACCAACCAGCAGTACGTCCAGCATGTGCTGGCGATGGACACCACCTTCCACGACCCCGACCTGATGTGGCGGGCCATCACCTCACGGCCGCTGCAGAACGCCGCGTATGTGGCGGTGATCGTGTGGGAGTCGGCCTCGGCGCTGCTGCTGCTCGCGGCCACCGCGCTGTGGGCGCTGCGGGGCCGGGCCGGCGGTGCCGGGCGGGCGCGGGGCCTGGCCACCGCGGGACTGCTGATGATGATGGTGCTGTTCGGCGCCGGCTTCTGGGCCATCGGCGGCGAGTGGTTCTCCATGTGGCAGTCCAAGCAGTGGAACGGCGTGGAGGCCGCGGTGCGGAATTTCCTGATGACCGGTGTGGTGCTGCTGGTGGTGCAGCTGTCGGGGTCGCCGGGTCGGCGTCCCGGGCCGGTGCGCGCGGCGGACACCGCCGGCGGGGACGACGCGAACGACCCGGCCGGCGCCTAG
- a CDS encoding phosphatidylinositol-specific phospholipase C domain-containing protein, with the protein MNRKRCAGAAAVAAAAVIAATGPAGAEATAAAVSTTSAGTYDTSTAVGVHNSYDKAKYPYFGDALDSGAALVEVDVWTNGLGGGWRVSHSNPLGNNNNCVGATTAAELRTGDRNQDLAGCLADMRAWHDAHPGHRPILVKIEMKDGFNAKGGRGPAEFDALIRRKLGDAVYGPGDLAAGHATLDEAVRAGGWPPRTALAGKFLFELIPGTVEERNPLDRLWTDVEYAGHLKDLAAQGELRRATAFPAVHGAAPGDPRDRYADPALRPWFVVFDGDAATYLGGTIDTSWYDTRHYLLVMTDAHKVPPALDPVHPTEEAALARVGKLAAAHASFATADWYPLPSVLRTVVPRGAA; encoded by the coding sequence ATGAACAGGAAGCGGTGTGCGGGAGCGGCGGCCGTCGCGGCGGCGGCGGTGATCGCGGCGACCGGACCGGCGGGCGCGGAGGCCACGGCGGCGGCCGTGTCGACGACCTCCGCCGGCACCTACGACACCAGTACCGCGGTCGGTGTCCACAACTCCTACGACAAGGCCAAGTACCCCTACTTCGGCGATGCGTTGGACTCCGGTGCCGCGCTCGTCGAGGTGGACGTCTGGACCAACGGCCTCGGCGGCGGCTGGCGGGTCTCGCACAGCAACCCGCTCGGCAACAACAACAACTGCGTCGGCGCCACCACCGCCGCCGAACTGCGCACCGGGGACCGCAACCAGGACCTCGCCGGCTGCCTCGCCGACATGCGTGCCTGGCACGACGCGCACCCCGGCCACCGCCCGATCCTCGTCAAGATCGAGATGAAGGACGGCTTCAACGCCAAGGGCGGCCGCGGACCGGCCGAGTTCGACGCCCTGATACGGCGGAAACTGGGCGACGCGGTCTACGGACCCGGCGACCTCGCGGCCGGCCACGCCACCCTCGACGAGGCGGTCCGGGCCGGCGGCTGGCCCCCGCGCACCGCCCTGGCCGGCAAGTTCCTCTTCGAGCTGATACCGGGCACCGTCGAGGAGCGCAACCCGCTCGACCGGCTCTGGACGGACGTGGAGTACGCCGGCCACCTCAAGGACCTCGCCGCACAGGGGGAGTTGCGCCGGGCGACCGCCTTCCCCGCCGTCCACGGCGCCGCGCCCGGCGATCCCCGGGACCGCTACGCCGACCCCGCGCTGCGCCCCTGGTTCGTGGTCTTCGACGGCGACGCGGCCACGTACCTCGGCGGCACCATCGACACCTCCTGGTACGACACCCGGCACTACCTGCTCGTCATGACCGACGCACACAAGGTCCCGCCGGCCCTGGACCCCGTCCACCCCACCGAGGAGGCGGCCCTGGCCCGGGTCGGGAAACTCGCCGCCGCCCACGCCAGTTTCGCCACCGCCGACTGGTACCCGCTGCCGTCCGTCCTGCGCACGGTCGTCCCGCGCGGCGCCGCCTGA
- a CDS encoding serine protease, which produces METSEREPGAAAQDGSRPAGPRESDGPVRTGPARAGVPLRVTAALGVVTVLVGGAALALKSVRQDPYVAPGDPVAGTYLASRAAGDRAAAAVLAGPYREEPGAPPAVAARMAGDAPAPLPVSRPLTAGPATPAPAIGALFSPGDDADSGHYCSASVVHSPAGNLVVTAAHCVHDGGFRTRLVFAPGLHDGIAPYGLWVPTRIDVDPRWIADRDPDHDVAFVRVRRHGGTDQRIEDVTGAERIRFDAPPGRPAQLTGYPADSDTPVTCRHTADAEGPGQLRFPCAGFPTGTSGGPMLTDIDPATGTGALIGVIGGQDEGGDDSTSYSSRFGADVAALYRRAVRGGPAARS; this is translated from the coding sequence GTGGAGACGAGCGAACGCGAGCCCGGGGCGGCGGCGCAGGACGGGTCGCGGCCGGCCGGGCCGCGGGAGTCCGACGGGCCGGTGCGCACCGGCCCGGCCCGCGCCGGGGTGCCGCTGCGGGTGACCGCGGCGCTCGGGGTGGTGACGGTCCTCGTGGGCGGGGCGGCGCTGGCGCTGAAGTCGGTGCGTCAGGACCCCTACGTGGCGCCCGGGGACCCGGTCGCCGGGACGTATCTCGCCTCGCGGGCGGCCGGCGACCGGGCCGCCGCCGCGGTGCTGGCCGGCCCGTACCGCGAGGAGCCGGGGGCGCCGCCGGCCGTCGCCGCCCGGATGGCCGGCGACGCCCCGGCCCCGCTGCCCGTCTCCCGGCCGCTGACGGCCGGCCCGGCGACCCCGGCACCGGCGATCGGCGCGCTGTTCTCCCCCGGTGACGACGCCGACAGCGGCCACTACTGCTCGGCGAGCGTGGTGCACTCCCCCGCCGGGAACCTCGTCGTCACCGCCGCGCACTGCGTCCACGACGGCGGCTTCCGCACCCGGCTGGTGTTCGCGCCCGGTCTGCACGACGGGATCGCGCCGTACGGGCTGTGGGTGCCGACCCGGATCGACGTGGACCCGCGGTGGATCGCCGACCGGGACCCGGACCACGACGTGGCGTTCGTCCGGGTGCGCCGGCACGGCGGGACGGACCAGCGCATCGAGGACGTCACCGGTGCCGAGCGGATCCGGTTCGACGCCCCGCCCGGGCGGCCGGCCCAGCTGACCGGCTACCCGGCCGACAGCGACACCCCGGTCACCTGCCGGCACACCGCCGACGCCGAGGGGCCGGGACAGCTGCGCTTCCCGTGCGCCGGCTTCCCGACCGGGACCAGCGGCGGCCCGATGCTCACCGACATCGATCCGGCGACCGGTACCGGCGCGCTGATCGGGGTGATCGGCGGTCAGGACGAGGGCGGCGACGACAGCACCTCGTACAGCAGCCGCTTCGGGGCGGATGTGGCGGCGCTGTACCGGCGGGCCGTACGGGGCGGGCCGGCGGCCCGGTCGTAG
- a CDS encoding phosphatidylinositol-specific phospholipase C: protein MGTALDRRSFLRGAAGLSAAGVLAGIGGGTAAAAAPAAVSTGDWMSALGDATPVQRLSIPGTHDSGARIGGPWVECQNTSVAEQLASGIRFLDVRCRAVDGVFAIHHGAFYQQLMFGDVLNACRDFLRAHPSETVLMRVKQEYSEVSAEEFRGIFGSYLDAKGYRPLFRLDPGLPRLGEARGRVVLLADSDGLGGVRYADPALFDVQDEYMTEPIGKYPKVEAQFRKAVAQPGKLFVNYVSTAALLPPRSNADRLNPRVKNLLEGEGSAWRGLGIVPMDFPDEFGMAETLIRHNLAGLRITPPAQAHT from the coding sequence ATGGGCACGGCGCTGGATCGGCGGAGTTTCCTCAGAGGGGCGGCGGGGCTGTCGGCCGCCGGGGTGCTGGCGGGCATCGGCGGCGGGACCGCGGCGGCCGCGGCCCCGGCGGCGGTCTCGACAGGGGACTGGATGTCCGCGCTGGGCGACGCCACGCCCGTGCAGCGGCTGTCCATCCCCGGCACCCACGACTCCGGGGCCCGGATCGGCGGGCCGTGGGTGGAGTGCCAGAACACCTCGGTCGCCGAGCAGCTGGCCTCCGGTATCCGGTTCCTGGACGTCCGCTGTCGGGCCGTCGACGGCGTCTTCGCCATCCACCACGGTGCGTTCTACCAGCAGCTGATGTTCGGCGACGTGCTGAACGCCTGCCGGGACTTCCTGCGCGCGCACCCGTCCGAGACGGTGCTGATGCGGGTCAAGCAGGAGTACTCGGAGGTGTCGGCCGAGGAGTTCCGCGGGATCTTCGGCAGCTATCTGGACGCCAAGGGCTACCGGCCGCTGTTCCGGCTGGACCCGGGGCTGCCCCGGCTGGGCGAGGCCCGGGGCCGGGTGGTGCTGCTGGCGGACTCGGACGGGCTGGGCGGCGTGCGGTACGCCGACCCGGCGCTGTTCGACGTCCAGGACGAATACATGACCGAGCCGATCGGGAAGTACCCCAAGGTCGAGGCGCAGTTCCGCAAGGCGGTCGCCCAGCCCGGCAAGCTCTTCGTCAACTACGTCTCGACCGCCGCGCTGCTGCCGCCGCGGTCCAACGCCGACCGGCTCAACCCGCGGGTCAAGAACCTGCTGGAGGGGGAGGGCAGTGCCTGGCGGGGGCTGGGCATCGTCCCGATGGACTTCCCCGACGAGTTCGGGATGGCGGAGACCCTGATCCGGCACAACCTGGCCGGGCTCCGCATCACTCCGCCGGCCCAGGCGCACACGTGA
- the egtD gene encoding L-histidine N(alpha)-methyltransferase: MSPLSITRTLPADATAAALRADVVAGLSRTPKQLPPKWFYDARGSELFDEITTLPEYYPTRAEREILRATADRIAAATGARTLIELGSGSSDKTRHLLRALTGLHTYLPVDVSESALRAAGEGLLAEHPELIVHALVADFQPGLVLPATPGPRLLAFLGGTVGNLLPDERAAFLRSVYDLLAPGDALLLGTDLVKDEDTLVAAYDDARGVTAAFNKNVLAVINRELGGDFDPEQFDHVARWNAAQEWIEMRLRARTDVTVKIPDVDLVVPFAAGEELRTEVSAKFREEGVRSELAAAGLKLTEWWTDRAGRFALSLAVRL, translated from the coding sequence GTGAGCCCGCTCAGCATCACCCGCACCCTTCCCGCCGACGCCACCGCGGCCGCGCTGCGCGCCGACGTCGTGGCGGGCCTGTCCCGTACGCCCAAGCAGCTGCCGCCGAAGTGGTTCTACGACGCCCGCGGCAGCGAGCTGTTCGACGAGATCACCACCCTGCCCGAGTACTACCCGACCCGGGCGGAGCGCGAGATCCTGCGTGCCACCGCGGACCGGATAGCCGCCGCCACCGGCGCCCGCACCCTGATCGAGCTGGGGTCCGGCTCGTCCGACAAGACCCGCCATCTGCTGCGCGCCCTCACCGGACTGCACACCTATCTCCCGGTGGACGTCAGCGAGTCGGCGCTGCGGGCGGCCGGCGAGGGGCTGCTGGCCGAGCACCCTGAGCTGATCGTGCACGCCCTGGTCGCCGACTTCCAGCCGGGCCTGGTCCTGCCGGCCACGCCCGGCCCCCGGCTGCTGGCGTTCCTCGGCGGCACCGTCGGCAACCTCCTGCCCGACGAGCGGGCCGCGTTCCTGCGTTCCGTGTACGACCTGCTCGCGCCCGGGGACGCCCTGCTGCTCGGCACCGACCTGGTCAAGGACGAGGACACCCTGGTCGCCGCCTACGACGACGCCCGCGGGGTGACCGCCGCCTTCAACAAGAACGTCCTGGCGGTCATCAACCGCGAGCTGGGCGGGGACTTCGACCCGGAGCAGTTCGACCACGTCGCGCGGTGGAACGCCGCACAGGAGTGGATCGAGATGCGGCTGCGGGCCCGCACCGACGTGACCGTCAAGATCCCGGACGTCGATCTGGTCGTGCCGTTCGCGGCCGGCGAGGAGCTGCGCACCGAGGTCTCCGCGAAGTTCCGGGAGGAGGGGGTGCGCAGCGAACTCGCCGCCGCCGGGCTGAAGCTGACCGAGTGGTGGACCGACCGCGCGGGCCGGTTCGCGCTGTCGCTGGCGGTGCGCCTCTGA
- the egtC gene encoding ergothioneine biosynthesis protein EgtC translates to MCRHLAYLGPEIPFGQVVLAPPYGLYRQSWAPRLQQHGTVNADGFGVGWYAAGDPVPARYRRAGPIWADDQLPDLARVVRTGALLAAVRDATVAGADAEAAAAPFATGRYLFSHNGAVAGWPDTMAELAAGLPAAELLRLAARSDTAFLWALVHHRLAAGDDPGRALAATVEEVAAAAPGSRLNLLLTDGTTIAATTWGDTLFHLALPDGGRVVASEPYDESPHWTEVPESTLLCATRTEVRLTPLKEPAT, encoded by the coding sequence ATGTGCCGTCATCTCGCCTACCTGGGGCCGGAGATACCGTTCGGGCAGGTGGTGCTGGCGCCGCCGTACGGGCTGTACCGGCAGTCCTGGGCGCCGCGCCTCCAGCAGCACGGGACGGTCAACGCGGACGGTTTCGGCGTCGGCTGGTACGCGGCCGGCGACCCGGTGCCGGCGCGCTACCGCCGGGCCGGGCCGATCTGGGCCGACGATCAACTGCCCGACCTGGCCCGGGTGGTCCGCACCGGGGCGCTGCTGGCCGCGGTCCGGGACGCCACGGTGGCCGGTGCGGACGCCGAGGCGGCCGCCGCGCCGTTCGCCACCGGGCGGTACCTCTTCAGCCACAACGGCGCGGTCGCCGGCTGGCCGGACACCATGGCGGAACTGGCCGCGGGGCTGCCCGCGGCGGAGCTGCTGCGGCTGGCCGCCCGCAGCGACACCGCTTTTTTGTGGGCCCTGGTGCACCACCGGCTGGCCGCCGGCGACGACCCGGGCCGGGCGCTGGCCGCCACGGTCGAGGAGGTCGCCGCGGCGGCGCCCGGCTCGCGGCTCAACCTGCTGCTGACCGACGGCACCACGATCGCCGCCACCACCTGGGGCGACACCCTCTTCCACCTGGCCCTGCCCGACGGCGGCCGGGTCGTCGCCTCCGAGCCCTACGACGAATCCCCCCACTGGACCGAGGTCCCCGAGAGCACGCTGCTGTGCGCCACCCGCACCGAGGTCCGACTCACCCCGCTCAAGGAGCCCGCAACGTGA